The segment TCCACCTGTCCGACGATCGGTTTCTCGCAGGCGTTGCAGCATCCCTTCTGGGGTGTTTGTACTCCTTGGCGGCTCATGTCTGCTCGAAGAGAGCCAAGCATGTGTTCCAGCGAAGCGGCCTCCGGTTGCGGGCTGCGGTAATGTTCCTCCCAGGCTTTCCTCTCTCTGTACACGTGGGTCCCTTGTTCGCCTGGACCTGCACCGCCGCTTACCTGAACCAGATATATCGATTACTCTCACGAAACATTGCCCAAAGATAATGTTCCGaatgtatgaatataataaaatatatataagtgttatGTCAAGTCGTAATGATCATCGTCTGACGTACAGATGCTATCCGATCGCTGGGAGCGTTGCGAGTGAATGCCGTGCTAGTGAATTCTCTGTGTACTCTAATATTAATCTCACGGCCCCACTACACCTGTGACGTAATACAGAACTATCTTTAGGCGCCAGATATTCAACGTGCAGGAGTGAGACGGCGGCTGGTCTTGGGAGCGAACCGTTCGCACCACTGGAAATAGACGTGCTCTAAGAAAGTCGACCTGTTAATATACTGTAGTGCAGTGTGCCGAAGTGGCCATGACAGCTGCGGACCTATATTAGAACATATTCTGACTCACGTTGTTTAGATTTTGACATTTATGATCAAACAAACCTCGCCAGTCTGTTTAGTTCCACATCTACGTATCATACAGAACCGGGTGACTCCCTTTGTTTGATGTGATGAAGTGCTCCGTTTTATTGGAGGTCCTCTGACATTTTGGCAACCGCATATGCCATTAAACGCTCAAATATTGAGATAATTCAGAGATACTATTACAACGTAGCAACCGAGACACatttaatgaataactttgttataactaatattattatattttaagccgAGGACTTGTTGCTAGGGATGACGGATCGCTTTCAGTGTTACCATCCAAGGAGTTTGATCTATAGTTTGACAAATCGATAAAACATACGTTGTTGACTACATCTCGAACGCGGGATGATTGACCTTGATTCGTATATTTTCCCTTACATCCATTTATTTACTGTTATGCAAATGTATTGAAAGTTCATAGTACTCACCTTAAAGTCTGAGAGGGATGCCATCAAGTCGTCCAGCTCCTTAGTAGCGCTGGAGGCGTGATGGTGTCTCACGGTGGTGGCctgtggtggtggtggtggctGGGCTGGTTCGACCACCGTCTCTTGAACGGTCACCGTCACCTGTTTGGTGCCAGGTCGCGGGAGAGTACCGGATGGGATCGGAGATACAGACGAACGGCTGAGAAGACAGGATGAGCCAGTTTTGAGGACACTGCATGACTTGTTCCATCGATAGTTTAAGGATTGAATGACCGCACAGATTTCGAGACATCAAGACTTGATCAGTTGACCACACTACATGCAAGACACATCAAACTCACCATGTTGGACATAACCAAATCAtagttaattgaattattcttCCATAGATCAAATTAAATAGTCTCATACCATGAGCTAAACGACGTTGGCAATGTAGTTTGGCATTACTTCCTTACTTTTTGCCATTATGACGTCACGGAtgtttattaacaaacaatgaaatataacaataataaatagtaatatgttttaatgattataactATTCTGATTTATTTGACCAGCTGTTTAGGACCATTAGGGACAAAGTGGCTAACGAATGCGTATTAGAAATAGGAGTGTTTGCCAACAATTATCACATTATGTGAGACTAGTAATAATTCAAGGATTCCTGGAATTGTATAAATGGACGACATTTTAAGGGGAAaaggatgtttttttttttgggaaaaGCGACATAATAAGTCTCATAGAAGGTATATTTATagggaaatatttttgtttatagggTAACGTTGCGAGAGATTTTTTTGTAGCATTTCGCCCTAcagcaattttattacaacgaATATTGAACTTTGATCTGATTTGGagaaatcttaatttaatatcgcAACCGTGGCCaagtacacacacacatatatatatatactataacatTATGTAATTAGTCGATTTCCGTAGTATTTTGCAAGAACTTTGTGTTGTTACTAAACCTATGTACGTGTGTATCTGTAACGTATACAGTTCGGTTTTCCTAGTGATTATCAGAAACCGGTGTGACGTATGATCTATTTAGAGACGttacgaaaatataatttccacACGGCCCActagacaaaataaaatcttttccaAAATCAATGAACAGACCGACGTAGATCGTAACCAGATATACATGCACTGAACAGtataaataagtatgtatataaaaatagaaactgtgattaaatttaacaactaacataactttttcattgatttcagagatttttaatcatatatactCTGCCtttttttaccaaataaaacaacattcgACCTACAAAGTTATTTGCAACATCAAAGttgaatttgatatatatgtgCCAAAGACAATTCTAGTCTCGAATCCAGTCTGGTGATAGTACACACATatcgtatgtatgtatgtgctTGACctcattttatatcaaaaatatatacatttgcaAAGAAACTAGCtagaaaatcattataatgatTTGGCGACCGTCAGACAGGAGACATTAAATTCTGTCCAGACATACGCGTTGTATGCtgctttgtataaatatttacatggaGATTACTTACAATATAGTGATGTTTATTAAGATGAGAAtagattatttacataatgcaATATGAGAAAATGTTTCGACGTATTTAAAAtctgtttgaaaatttaatcaagTTTTTGAATAACGAACGATTTTATCTCCCTACTTCAGGGGTtcagaaacatattttgtatgctgcccattttgaaatatatatttttttaacgccCCCACATTTTCATTAACTTCCAAAAACACTATAACATGCGCTAGCTAAATCAAATTACAAATCCCACCCCATGCCTCTACCCAACGTCCCTATTGTTTTTCTGGGCCTCTTACCGACCCCTCAATTAGTTgataattgttaattaaaattaattattaattttataccaataaaGTGAATAAACTTAAGGTTTTAGAGGATTGAAAATTAAGTTacggaaattaaatttagtcaAACTCACCCATTAGTTACGTCGGTGCTGAGCTGGTCCAGTAAGGAGTCCACAGTGGGCCTGGACGAGGGGCTCGTGGCACCATTGGTGCGAGAGTAGCCATCTTCAGGTcaaaagaaatacaagaaTATAATCTGACTCCGACATAAATTAGCGTAATTTTCTAATTTCTTACACTGTCttttttcatcaaatataaagaaatgatAAGGcagatatcatttaatatattattattaatattaacaattctattattttacagattttcattttgttagataagttttttttatgctaaggCTTCAtccgcactggaatcgtgaaATATTCTGCCAAcgtcaaagtttttatttgttggacggATTATATTTTTGGGTACTGTGTGGAGGAAACACGAATTATTACATCGTATCTATTTTTCTAATGTGTCATTTTGTACCTgtcattaaactttaataaccgTCAATTATTGCcagtgaataaaattataagtcaaACGTGTTAACTTACATCCAAAGAATGTGTGAACTATGACATATGTCAAAGAGgtcaaattaaaagaaattacggTCCTGCCGACCACTGTATTAAGTATATAGAGCGTTGGATTGAAGGCCGAAGAGAAttacatgttatttaaaatctataattttaatttatatatatatatatttttataactaaaactcTAAATACAGCCAGACGGTtggacatatttttagttacCATATAGAGACTTTTTCGATTACTTTTGTTTTCGtcgtttatatgttatttatctataaagcttagaattaaaattcaatgtgtatttttttcatttgaattaaaataataaaaaaaaattgatataatataaactagttATATATTAGCAAGATCGTCTTCAGTTAACGCTACAGTTATAGAAATGGCGTCAAAATTAGAATCGAAAGTGGGGCCGAAAACAATGGAAAATACATCGGCTTGATGAGAAGGGGGAAGGGGGGAGGAAACGAGTCAATGCCAAGCTGTAAAAGATATACGTCAGTTTGTATACTGGACATTAACTAGCGACTTGACCCAGCTTCGTAGgagaataaacaatatatgcatatatacttctttatatatatacagtctATCTGTATATAAAGGAGAAAAGTGAATCTGTATGCGTCTGGTAAGAGATAACAAAATTCAACACTAACTTTTATGCcttatcattttttttgtcaaatatttaacGAATGGTAGGgagaagaaattatataaactaactctgacgaataaaacaataactatcagtgattaaataataaaagaaaataaattctcaTCCACGTctcgcctgcccgtgatcagggttgctgcaaagtaaccgaaacgtcgcgtcgggagtatgtagttaaaataatctaaatccCATGggaaatccgaaaatattagttttatttgaataaaagaaaactgtattttttagaAAACTTTTACGTTCGATATACTTGATGTCGGTTTTCCTTAGAATTAGGGTTCCGATGATGACACGATCgtcgattttaattttaaacggaACCTATTTATGACTTAGTTTATcagatataaaatctattaaaagctaagaatatttttgtgtcctatacatatattttatttgacagtaATTTTATAGTACCATACTTTATATGTGCTTTAAATAATCCTACTGAAGGAAAAAATAGAGAGTCTATATGTGAGGATGTTTGTTACACTTTCAGACAAAAACTACGGATTCCATTTTGGTAAAACTTTCCAATAATATAGATCATTTGTCAGGATAAcatataagattaaatttaacaccCCGAATCTTTAGTTACGTCAGAAAACTTCATAAAAGATGTATTTGCATACTCTTTATTCGCACATTACTCGTTTCTCTCTGTACAAAATTAAGTGCACAAACATAAAGTAGCATAGGCATAGGCtaggtataatttaaatgtaggtTATTGTATGATAAACTTGAAACGCTTCGTACGTAGTGTCTATGCAAACTTGGACTAAGCGTACTCATGTTAGGGTATTTAGCCCTGGAATAGCTACACACCAGTGTAAATATGGGAACATACGACGCAAATAGCTATGGACATTACATCATTATTGAAACACAgtcaataaatatagatcgaaCAGACTCGTTGGCTGCCAATGAAAGTTTACGTCATTTCCTttaaacgtatataaaaaaaatatctgttccTTTTTTGAATTAAGCTATGAACGGAACCTGTAATAACAGTATGAAAAGTAAGTCCTTAGTGTGAGTacactgtttttatttgtaaacaattcaagtatgttacgtacgcgctacaaattataaagaaaatgaacatcgccggggcaatatcgttgtatggataagatatcatataacgagtgacgtcactgactccgcggaacgaacaccaagccgtgtgaaccagaagattcctgataccaaataagctatggaatggtattgctatcctaacatcggggcaatcatgtagtcttaggtataggttataagttataatatgtaatttttatatataattagtataatattacattatcgTAATGCAAGTAAAGACAGATGCTAATAACtagtgtttgaaataaatcatacTATTGTAATCGCATAGTGCCAGAAACTGGCAGGGTTATTAATTgtgaaacatatatacatagtgtTGCCagaatcaattattaattattcaatgttgctatatttaattattaaaatttaattttaataccgcTACATACCGTTACATTGATGGCGACGGATTTAGTTAATGAAAATACTAATACTAACTGACTTAGTCAATCACAAAGGGGATCTCAGCGGTGAGTAGAAGCTTTGATCTTGTGAATGGATTGCTTATATCATGTCTGAACGAGATAACGTCATAGACAGTGTATCTTCGGATGTTTTGTgtagtaataaaagttttatagaattaatagtctatgatcatatttaaatttagaaaaaaaaatgttctagtGACTTCTTCTCACATATTTACGAATacgcatatatattttgtacaaattgaTAGGAGACACGTTTGACAatacgcacacacacacacacacgtacacacagacacacacacacatatatatttatgagagtAAACAATTAATCTATTTATGACAAATTAAGGCAATAAGAACAATAGATAGTTATGTCGCTTACCGTTTCTCTCAGTTTGCAGCGTGTTGTATGACTTGTCCATATAGTTGCCGTATCTGGCGTTGCTCAGGTCGTCCAAAAGAGTGTCGAGTTCAGACAGGTTGCGACCGGTCCGGCCATAGCCTGGCTGGGGCTGGCTGTGGCTATGGCTTTGACTGTGGCTTtgactgtgactgtggctgTTGGCTTGTGGTGTGTACGCCGGGGAGTTGGTGAAATTCGTAAACTTTTTCTCGTGAACTGATGTTGTGTTCTGGTAGGTCGGCTGTAAACAATAGTCTTTCATTACTTTtatgctatatttatttaatctctACAAAAATAGccaattatatagaaaaaaaatattttcatcaccTTTATAGCGGGAGTAGAATAATTGGCATTTGAAAACAAACATGATGATAGTTAATATAGTATCTAACGTTACCGGACTGCCTACACTATTTATATCAACTTTATACTGCaaggcaataaaaaaaatatcaattttattcacaCATTCGAAACACATAACACCTAAAAGGATATCTCGTATAAGATCGcctaataatgatatatgttatttaatatccaTACTAAAActctatatacattttttttccttacaaTGTAAACTATAAACAACGCCATCTAGTTGCTATCTAGTCTAGTAGTGATCTTTATTCTCCCAAGCTGGCATCTTGCCAACTATCAAAAGTACAAAACTCAATTGAAACTAACGTTCTTATAGCAGAATCGAGATGgcgcttttaataataaattcttaatttagcTTAAcgccaaataaaatttaatagtgtctataatttatattataatatattatatagtaataaataaatttaaaggcaTATAACAGGCCATATACAATCCCGATCGTGatgtttttgtatgaaaatcctgaattattttttatatgattacgACTATATAGCCTGCGAGTAACACAATTCACTTCGACTTCTTCTCGAGATATATCAATTCAGGTTTTTTAAGACAGCCAGTTTGTTCTCTCTATAGGCTTTCTAgagacttaaaaaaatctactatAGGAGTTATTTGAATGACCTTGAATATATGTTTGCTAAtcttattaagtaatatagaGATAATTTGTGCttgttttatctttaaaaaccaTCCCCATCACGGATAGGAAAGGACCTTCGAACTGTCTATGTCACTCGTATCATATATCATATACGAgagttatgatttatatagaGCGAATAGTCTTATACCTCCGAATAGCAAGGCACCAACATTGTCACGAGGGACGACTGATAAAGCAATCTCCCTTTTCTCAGAACCAAGTTCGATTCATCTCGCGCCTATTCTGAGAATTTTTGCATAagactttgtttttaaacatcacAAATAGTTGCGGAATAATTcaacagaaataatttttattgttagtgACTATCTGTATTaggattgtatttttaattgtatattaaaataactagttTATGCCCGCGACTTGGTCCAGGTTGCCTGCGGATTTAGGCTTAGAGAAATGTATTTTGGTAAGAcgataaacataataaacgaCTGGTAgccatgtttatatataaatattacatagacACGTCACTCCATACACAATACACCTGATATATCTTCATTCTGcggtatttatatataatttcgttttaaattataccatACGTCTTATTCTGACGTCTGaactatatttctttaaagtttGATCAAATTTGTTCGATTAGATTCTGTGTGAAAGAGCCGCAGATATCCACACGTCCTAACAAGCCCttgcatatttaatattagcaggataaaatctttataataagtttagcAAAATCATTTTAGCTtagtttgtctaatataatgCATACAAGGGTAAGttcttaaacattttcttagGTCAAGGACTCTGAAACAATTCTGATTTTACCTTTTAACTTAACGGAGAAGAACGTGGTAAGTGACattaaaggaaatatatatatttttttataatatggccttcatccgtgcaaagacgtgcacagtatattctgccagtgtcatgTAAAATGGAGGAGACGCGATCCAGGATTGAGAAAATCTTGATACTGGAACAATACTCTCTTAATAGACCTTTCAAAGCAACAAAACAGGTCACTAAGAAAATATCAGTACAGATTATGAAATTTGCTTTACGATTAATCGTAAGTATAATACAAttcaatcaattttatatctaatccCGATATTTTAGAgttcaaaataaatgattctGTACACAAGGGCAGTGTCCCTGTTGGGCTTGGTGACTAAGCTGAGGCCGAATGCTCATCACCATTACTAAtatcgaaagatttaattcATTCTACAAATTATACTCGCCATTTTGATAgaaaaatcacattattttttgactataaataatataatttgaggTAACAAAGACCTAAGAATGTTTTCACTTTAAttgattcaattaaaatttgtagatAATTTGTAACAAGACTTTAATTTGTAAGAATAAGTTTGAACCCcctcaattttttaaaaagattttttttctgattacACGCAGACATAAAAGTCTCCTACTTCAACGTGAACATAAACCTGACGAGTATATTGATACGTAAAATTTTTCTcacagattaaatttttataataaacatataatatttttttgaattggagttataaattattaggtTTCAACAATATGTAAGGAACCATAAACAATTTACAGACCTTCCAAAATTGAAACGATCCTAAACACTGGTTCATATACcacctttttataatatatttactatgtaGTTACATCATGGTGTCGTACTAAATTGAATCTCCTTAAGATAAAAGTTATCTTTGGACGCTTTTTAATACTTCCGATGCTGGCACAAGATCCCTTTGTAGGTACAGAGATAATCTCTCACTGATAACACTGAACCAGCGAAAGATTACCTATTCCCTTACACTGAACATACGAGACAGACTTTCTGTCAGTCTGTAGCTCAAGGTGTTatgtaaaaaactaatataatagattttttttaaatctctgaATTACCTTCTTTTTTGTATTCCAAGGAAAATGTTTACTATATACaagttatataacattaatctaCAGGGTGTTTCGTTGTACGTCATATTCCAAtacaaatatctaaatataatcacattaattgttaataacgtgactttttaatttaattaaaattaatcgatTTAAGATGAATTTTGTGCAACAGATCTGTTCAATACGATCGAGTTTGTTTATTGGCTCATTAcgaaaggttttatatatagccTACGTAGATTTAATTCTAGACTGAATTCTTTTATATGCAAACATAGTTACattcaattaaaagttttaatgttgtCTTtgatttactaaaataatcaGTAATAGAATTTCTGTCAGAGTCGAAAGTGCTCCATATAAGACTATATAGGTTATTTTGATACTTACGGAAGCGGGTTTAGCGTAATCCGAGCTGATGTTCCTCGAACCGTTGATGGAGCCATAACCAGTGGAAGTTGGGGAGCTGAGGCTGCCGGGGGAACTGCCTCGACCCAACGGGGAGCCGGTTCGTCCTGGGGACACTGTCCTACCTCCAGGGGAAGTTGTCCTCCCCGGACTACTGACGCGTCCAGGGTTTATAGAGTTCTGGAGATCAGCCAGCAGAGCATctgcaatttaaaataacatataaaacctcaaaaaaattaaacgaatattttcgtattactacgcgttattttattatttttaaaaaaactacatacacccGACGTCTCGGTAACtctgcagcaaccgtgatcacgggcagtgAGATGGGAATATAAAACCTCATTTCAAGTTAACCAAGTTCGTACAGttatgcaaaatttttatatatattaaagcgCCTCCAACCCGTCCCACatgaaagatatttaaataatctaagtAACAGATAAGTATGAGAAGTAATTTCAATACTCTCGTCGCATACTGATCTCGTACATTCGTGAATTCTTTTAtctatattactatttttataacaatgaagTTTGTTTGTTGTGAGTGTTCCGTATCATAATTGGTGTGCTTCATTACATCGCTGATGTCACTCcagttaaaacaaaattcctAATTGGTTCCAATGAAGAACACATTTGAAGATAAATTATTGCGAACAATTTTATACATCATATaagtatgtgtatatatattgtttgcgttaaacgtaaattattttaaatttgcatataaaaatcattctcGTCCTTGACATCCCGTTTACCAGAAACTGGTTTGATTTCGGCCGAGTTCATTGACACGATTTTAATTTCggatgtaaatataaaaaatcatgcATTTGGTCTGTGCTATAAAATGAATCAATTGCTGTCTATTCAAGAGACCAACAAAGACTCTCAGTTCGGGAGAACACTTCAATTTAACGACTAACACTTAATGCAGTTAAAGGGTTCACTGTGAGACGTGAAATTGTGAAGTCAcgagataataaaaatgtatgtaccaAGTCCCTCTACCGCTTCGAACACGTCCGCGTAATCCGTCTGAGGTTTGGAATCAGCACtggttttcaaaattttaccaTAAACATCATCGTTCACAGAGTAATGCGCATTCGACATTATATTTCCTTTGCAAACCTCCTTGCTTGCACACACCACACTGGCTGTAAAGTTCACGAAATCCGAGAAAACTTGaagacaaagaaaaaaaaatttatcctTTGCCCTCAGACGGACGAGGCGCGGGCGACTCTGTTATGGACTAATACTGTACTGATTCACCTCAGGCGCAGACCGTATAGCCGCTCGCGTACCTACTAAAGCATTATTCacgtaaatatttcaaatgccATTGATACGTCaggcgaaaaaaaaaactttcacatCACCTAGcatttcttttgttaaatttaaagggTAACTTACGCTTAGttacaagttatttattttctttcagatgtatttgttttatatcacGACATCATGTTTTGgaactaaaagaaaaaaggtAAAATTACATGTCTTTTTGACAGTTTAATAGAATTTGAAGCGCTTTCGTCGCTTTAAGATGCGATCGTGAATGGAGGTGCTGACGCTGCTTCGATAATGAGGAGGCGTCATGCGGTGACGCGTGCTCCGCGGAATTTATCTCGTTCTTTTAAGTTTACACGAATAAGTATGGtagtaaagattttttttattcagacaAGCATATACGAGACGtagttaatatgtttaatgtgatagtattatgaaatttcaataatttaattacgtataagaaatttaagtattttgcGATATATGAaagaagtgaaataaaaagggTAACGTATTGACCAAGACttttaaggaaattaataagtatttagaTATTACTAAGGAAATAGTGAGAACCAGATAATTCTATCACTTTGGCTCTCAAATGTTTTCTGGAACAGTGCAAATCAAGGTATaacgttacaaaaaatatgtaattaatgttattataaataaatattactaacgtattttaatctttataaaaggCTTAGTGTAAAAggccaaaataaaaaataacttaaacgtATATGCCATCGTTGATAAAAGCAGAACAAGTTTCGTCTCCTGAGGACATAGGGTCATATCTTCACGGACAAACActgtaatacaatattattttttttatcaataaaaaaaaataccagtaGGCGTTTGttgtactgtatttttttctctcgTGTCGAATGAAATCTCAAAGATAACGATATTTATAGGTGAGgagatgttattaaaattttgtctttACAAATCTTTTGTAGAATGTATAGTTTATTCTGAGATATCGCGAAAAAAGTGCCTTTTTCCAAGATGGCGTTTGGGGGGACAAAGGCGGTTATGCACAAAATTGGAGTTGACCTTCTTTTGACCCCCTACACAtgtcctaaaaataaaatctgcatcccaaattataataataataaaaataaaaagattattctTCGTTCAGCCCGATAAATTGGattgcaattatttttgtagcaaaaaaatatttttatctaaatcaTGATAAAGCtgttcgttttataatttacctttataaCCAAATGTTTAGACATAACCGAATCCGACGAAAAAgcataataattcaaataaacgtaaatccatattgtaataattatagagAATtccgttttattaaatgtagaaCGCCTTTCAAATTGCTTAAGGCAAAATACCAACTTAgagatatgtttttaaaatcgtGTAGGCGTTTAAGGAAACTCGTTTCGAattgaacaaatataaatataattctatatatggCATGTTATGAACGATTACGAGAAATTATAGATTTGGTAAAATTATGATTGCAatgtaatatgtacatatatacaatctttattatatgtacctatataaaAACTCATTTCGAAatgcaacataaaaaaaattatgtgatctgttctatgtataaatatcaatactgAAATAggtttaacttatttttaagaattaactATTGTTAGAACTGAATAATTGCAATGCCGCCACGGAAGGTTATCTTACAACGACACTCTCGTAGACTTATCTCTTATATGCAATtgtctaatattattaataaatgatatttataatgagacaTCTTCTGCGTACTCTACTGAGTTTTGTCGGGAGT is part of the Danaus plexippus chromosome 9 unlocalized genomic scaffold, MEX_DaPlex mxdp_26, whole genome shotgun sequence genome and harbors:
- the LOC116767749 gene encoding paxillin isoform X6: MDKSYNTLQTERNDGYSRTNGATSPSSRPTVDSLLDQLSTDVTNGRSSVSPIPSGTLPRPGTKQVTVTVQETVVEPAQPPPPPQATTVRHHHASSATKELDDLMASLSDFKVSGGAGPGEQGTHVYRERKAWEEHYRSPQPEAASLEHMLGSLRADMSRQGVQTPQKGCCNACEKPIVGQVITALGRTWHPEHFTCAHCNQELGTRNFFERDGHPYCEPDYHNLFSPRCAYCNGPILDKCVTALEKTWHTEHFFCAQCGQQFGEEGFHERDGKPYCRADYFDMFAPKCGGCNKPIMENYISALNTQWHPDCFVCKDCQMAVKGKTFYAMEGKPVCPKCVGVDGEEDE
- the LOC116767749 gene encoding leupaxin isoform X1 — its product is MTSVRTRSASPKTVSFSPVLERKYSVSKLPPERPELSSSDWRRYFNDFSSYLDALLADLQNSINPGRVSSPGRTTSPGGRTVSPGRTGSPLGRGSSPGSLSSPTSTGYGSINGSRNISSDYAKPASPTYQNTTSVHEKKFTNFTNSPAYTPQANSHSHSQSHSQSHSHSQPQPGYGRTGRNLSELDTLLDDLSNARYGNYMDKSYNTLQTERNDGYSRTNGATSPSSRPTVDSLLDQLSTDVTNGRSSVSPIPSGTLPRPGTKQVTVTVQETVVEPAQPPPPPQATTVRHHHASSATKELDDLMASLSDFKVSGGAGPGEQGTHVYRERKAWEEHYRSPQPEAASLEHMLGSLRADMSRQGVQTPQKGCCNACEKPIVGQVITALGRTWHPEHFTCAHCNQELGTRNFFERDGHPYCEPDYHNLFSPRCAYCNGPILDKCVTALEKTWHTEHFFCAQCGQQFGEEGFHERDGKPYCRADYFDMFAPKCGGCNKPIMENYISALNTQWHPDCFVCKECREPFHGGSFFEHEGQPYCETHYHGKRGSLCAGCHKPIAGRCITAMFRKFHPEHFVCAFCLRQLNKGTFKEQNDKPYCHACFDKLFG
- the LOC116767749 gene encoding leupaxin isoform X4, whose protein sequence is MDDLDALLADLQNSINPGRVSSPGRTTSPGGRTVSPGRTGSPLGRGSSPGSLSSPTSTGYGSINGSRNISSDYAKPASPTYQNTTSVHEKKFTNFTNSPAYTPQANSHSHSQSHSQSHSHSQPQPGYGRTGRNLSELDTLLDDLSNARYGNYMDKSYNTLQTERNDGYSRTNGATSPSSRPTVDSLLDQLSTDVTNGRSSVSPIPSGTLPRPGTKQVTVTVQETVVEPAQPPPPPQATTVRHHHASSATKELDDLMASLSDFKVSGGAGPGEQGTHVYRERKAWEEHYRSPQPEAASLEHMLGSLRADMSRQGVQTPQKGCCNACEKPIVGQVITALGRTWHPEHFTCAHCNQELGTRNFFERDGHPYCEPDYHNLFSPRCAYCNGPILDKCVTALEKTWHTEHFFCAQCGQQFGEEGFHERDGKPYCRADYFDMFAPKCGGCNKPIMENYISALNTQWHPDCFVCKECREPFHGGSFFEHEGQPYCETHYHGKRGSLCAGCHKPIAGRCITAMFRKFHPEHFVCAFCLRQLNKGTFKEQNDKPYCHACFDKLFG
- the LOC116767749 gene encoding leupaxin isoform X3, yielding MDRTMYGKVLPGTYYPFRCAMKENGISPGYALLADLQNSINPGRVSSPGRTTSPGGRTVSPGRTGSPLGRGSSPGSLSSPTSTGYGSINGSRNISSDYAKPASPTYQNTTSVHEKKFTNFTNSPAYTPQANSHSHSQSHSQSHSHSQPQPGYGRTGRNLSELDTLLDDLSNARYGNYMDKSYNTLQTERNDGYSRTNGATSPSSRPTVDSLLDQLSTDVTNGRSSVSPIPSGTLPRPGTKQVTVTVQETVVEPAQPPPPPQATTVRHHHASSATKELDDLMASLSDFKVSGGAGPGEQGTHVYRERKAWEEHYRSPQPEAASLEHMLGSLRADMSRQGVQTPQKGCCNACEKPIVGQVITALGRTWHPEHFTCAHCNQELGTRNFFERDGHPYCEPDYHNLFSPRCAYCNGPILDKCVTALEKTWHTEHFFCAQCGQQFGEEGFHERDGKPYCRADYFDMFAPKCGGCNKPIMENYISALNTQWHPDCFVCKECREPFHGGSFFEHEGQPYCETHYHGKRGSLCAGCHKPIAGRCITAMFRKFHPEHFVCAFCLRQLNKGTFKEQNDKPYCHACFDKLFG
- the LOC116767749 gene encoding leupaxin isoform X5 — its product is MTDALLADLQNSINPGRVSSPGRTTSPGGRTVSPGRTGSPLGRGSSPGSLSSPTSTGYGSINGSRNISSDYAKPASPTYQNTTSVHEKKFTNFTNSPAYTPQANSHSHSQSHSQSHSHSQPQPGYGRTGRNLSELDTLLDDLSNARYGNYMDKSYNTLQTERNDGYSRTNGATSPSSRPTVDSLLDQLSTDVTNGRSSVSPIPSGTLPRPGTKQVTVTVQETVVEPAQPPPPPQATTVRHHHASSATKELDDLMASLSDFKVSGGAGPGEQGTHVYRERKAWEEHYRSPQPEAASLEHMLGSLRADMSRQGVQTPQKGCCNACEKPIVGQVITALGRTWHPEHFTCAHCNQELGTRNFFERDGHPYCEPDYHNLFSPRCAYCNGPILDKCVTALEKTWHTEHFFCAQCGQQFGEEGFHERDGKPYCRADYFDMFAPKCGGCNKPIMENYISALNTQWHPDCFVCKECREPFHGGSFFEHEGQPYCETHYHGKRGSLCAGCHKPIAGRCITAMFRKFHPEHFVCAFCLRQLNKGTFKEQNDKPYCHACFDKLFG